The following is a genomic window from Cuculus canorus isolate bCucCan1 chromosome 22, bCucCan1.pri, whole genome shotgun sequence.
CCGGTTTGTGCCCCCCTCCCCCGTTTGTGGCTTCACCCCCGGTTTATGGCCTTGCTCCTGGTCTGTGATCTCTGCCTCAGTCGGTGACCTCGCCCCCGAGCCAGGCGCGATGTGGTCCGTGCTGTGGGCTGCCGTGCGCAGCAAGGCGCCGTACGTCACCTTCCCGGTGGCCTTCGTGGTGGGGCTGGTGGGCTACCACCTAGAGTGGCTCCTCCGTGGCCACCCTGTGCCCGCCGCCGAGGAGGAGAAGAGCATCTCGGAGCAGCGGGAGGACCGCAAGCTGCAGGAGATCGCAGGCAAGGACCTGACCAAGGTGGTGAGCCTCAAAGACAAGCTGGAGTTTGCCCCTCGGGCTGTGCTGAACAGGAACCGCGCAGAAAAGAGTTAATGAAGTGGTTTGGGTGAATGCCGTGCCCCGGAGGGACTGTCCCCGAGGCTGGGGCTGGCTGCCAGAGGGCTGTGTCCCCCAGCACCACGCTGGGGACTCTGCTGTCACCTGCACATCGTCCACC
Proteins encoded in this region:
- the SMIM12 gene encoding small integral membrane protein 12, translating into MWSVLWAAVRSKAPYVTFPVAFVVGLVGYHLEWLLRGHPVPAAEEEKSISEQREDRKLQEIAGKDLTKVVSLKDKLEFAPRAVLNRNRAEKS